The following are encoded together in the Montipora capricornis isolate CH-2021 chromosome 5, ASM3666992v2, whole genome shotgun sequence genome:
- the LOC138049443 gene encoding serine-rich adhesin for platelets-like isoform X1, which produces MDPRGESESYFEEESCLSDSGCGDLVSLASDRTNQMTKTHNDLDAILQLLQEKEKDLELAARIGQSLLERNKQLLVKTQAFENFVAECDEKETQLQHEVTMKNALLEKFLKDQEFDEDYQLTNRSDEESRSSDSSCKDDSIFSLQKKCDILEEQNTHLILEALQLKEETASVEMKEQQLVLDCVNQLVEAKEQISDLTDEISRKAEDNIRQQEEITHLIDTVVDLQKRHKQLSMDNEDLQSLLNSSQTNQMQLKTKVEDLSEKYHECLEMLMENQREVKKLNSRMEADRGSVKKTHPSPSSVYDSRDSIALEIEESVKRDLTSQQEKREHTARVMKTVRAINTSRSSIRPKKLGSRQYQNARSSKDGAGSLVDPSGDLDDLSEESGGVVANSQTESSVQERRLSYGRRSFRAPEKLQIVKPIKGSVTLYQWKKLANPTLNLADERPGVHVKGQSPETGATTETERERKQSSDLDPDDHEFEEDEAIYMNISQTPRTSESSSKASSSKATKEEETVDDDGPIEMQVMETAEKGAHSRGVEKKETVISTSAVTPPHNLGLMSLVGGPGLKKGLRERGVDSGGILTHLLNNPSTSSPGSSSVGKVLADVLTKASKEASDKEPSRAESLRNLAKYFSEKEHGSNSTLAKVKSPPSTPVMSLPQTSSPGGGTLLSKILGSTDISAGMTIPAPITTTAKTSGLPTTTNSTSTSPSVLTRGSLVRNSSGSNLLSLAQAAMGEDSSNKRHSLDSSGTQDSTQGLDFSQLKFPTLRRRASSGDLQEMASSSSTLDDFGGSGLGARLYRSSSIGNVKDLSNDNLVGPSTDVSEGGFFGRLRRTPSIGSLTSLVQKSNISAGFSNTLDGSKQRSTSLESLPLFRPGESPPSPSKFDLDGANFFGRKNVSTSSSVDTLTVTSSVSGFPIGARLSGLAGVRGLWGQGGSKSVEMPAPPVIPQQPALPKSEERLNKINKAFAFEDFGGLGLMSFFGRKSRDNRPGSPS; this is translated from the exons AAAGAAAAAGACTTGGAGCTTGCAGCGAGAATCGGACAG TCTTTATTGGAAAGAAACAAACAGCTGTTGGTAAAAACACAGGCATTTGAGAATTTTGTTGCTGAATGCGACGAAAAG GAGACCCAACTTCAACATGAAGTTACTATGAAGAATGCTCTGCTTGAAAAATTCTTGAAGGACCAGGAATTTGATGAGGACTACCAGTTGACAAATCGCTCTGATGAAGAAAGTCGCAG TTCTGACAGCTCTTGCAAAGATGACTCCATTTTTTCccttcaaaagaaatgtgacattCTAGAAGAGCAGAATACCCATCTTATATTAGAG GCTTTACAGCTAAAGGAAGAAACAGCAAGTGTGGAAATGAAAGAACAACAACTGGTGCTAGACTGTGTAAATCAACTTG TTGAAGCCAAAGAACAGATAAGTGATTTAACTGATGAGATCTCACGCAAGGCAGAAGACAACATTAGGCAACAG GAGGAAATCACACATTTGATTGACACAGTGGTGGATTTACAGAAGAGGCACAAGCAA CTTTCAATGGACAATGAAGACTTGCAGAGCTTACTGAACTCATCTCAAACAAATCAGATGCAGCTTAAAACCAAG GTTGAGGATTTGAGCGAAAAATACCATGAATGTCTAGAAATGCTGATGGAAAATCAG AGAGAAGTGAAAAAGTTGAATTCAAGGATGGA GGCTGATAGAGGATCCGTCAAGAAGACACACCCATCACCATCTTCAGTTTAC GACTCTCGTGATTCAATTGCTTTGGAGATTGAAGAAAGTGTAAAGAGAGATCTTACTTCGCAGCAAGAAAAGAG aGAACACACAGCCCGTGTTATGAAGACTGTCCGTGCTATCAACACCAGCAGGTCATCAATAAGGCCGAAGAAACTAGGCTCTCGTCAATACCAGAATGCGAGAAGCTCAAAAGACGGAGCAGGATCTCTTGTCGATCCTTCAGGTGACCTGGATGATTTGTCTGAGGAAAGTGGTGGTGTTGTGGCTAACTCTCAGACTGAGAGTTCTGTGCAAG AACGCCGTCTGTCTTATGGTCGACGGTCTTTCCGAGCTCCCGAGAAGTTGCAAATTGTTAAACCAATCAAAG GATCAGTGACACTTTACCAGTGGAAGAAGCTCGCCAACCCAACATTGAATCTCGCAGACGAGCGGCCGGGAGTTCACGTGAAAGGACAGAGTCCAGAGACGGGGGCAACGACGGAGACGGAGAGAGAACGAAAGCAATCAAGCGACCTGGACCCAGATGATCATGAATTTGAGGAGGATGAAGCTATATACATGAACATTTCGCAGACTCCGCGTACCTCTGAGAGTTCGTCCAAAGCTTCCAGTAGCAAAGCCACAAAGGAGGAGGAGACGGTTGACGATGATGGGCCTATTGAGATGCAAGTCATGGAAACCGCTGAAAAAGGCGCGCATTCTAGAGGGGTTGAGAAAAAAGAAACCGTAATAAGCACTTCTGCTGTGACTCCTCCGCATAACTTGGGGTTAATGAGCCTCGTAGGTGGTCCGGGTTTGAAGAAGGGTCTTAGAGAGCGTGGGGTTGATAGTGGGGGCATTCTAACTCACCTTCTTAATAACCCCTCAACGTCATCGCCAGGCAGCTCCTCGGTAGGCAAAGTGCTCGCTGATGTGCTAACCAAGGCCAGCAAAGAAGCCTCAGATAAGGAACCATCACGCGCTGAGTCGCTCCGTAACTTGGCCAAGTACTTTAGTGAAAAAGAGCATGGCTCTAACTCCACCCTAGCCAAAGTCAAAAGTCCTCCTTCCACCCCTGTAATGTCACTTCCTCAGACCAGCTCCCCAGGGGGTGGTACTCTGTTGAGTAAAATTCTCGGCTCTACCGATATTTCAGCGGGTATGACTATACCAGCGCCGATCACGACCACTGCCAAGACCAGCGGTCTACCCACTACCACAAACAGCACATCGACTTCTCCAAGTGTCCTTACACGCGGTAGTTTGGTGAGGAACTCTAGTGGCAGTAACTTGCTTAGTTTGGCTCAGGCAGCTATGGGTGAAGATTCATCAAATAAGCGTCACAGTTTGGATTCATCTGGGACACAAGACTCGACGCAAGGCCTCGACTTCTCGCAGTTAAAATTCCCGACTCTGAGGCGACGAGCCAGCAGCGGCGATCTTCAAGAAATGGCCTCAAGTTCGAGCACATTAGATGATTTTGGCGGCAGTGGCCTCGGGGCTCGATTGTATAGGAGCTCTAGTATTGGAAACGTGAAGGACCTTAGCAACGACAACCTGGTAGGACCTTCCACGGACGTTTCGGAGGGAGGGTTTTTTGGACGACTACGACGCACCCCTAGCATAGGGAGCCTTACAAGCCTTGTTCAAAAGTCCAACATTTCTGCCGGTTTCTCAAATACACTTGATGGCTCCAAGCAGCGCTCCACGAGCTTGGAGTCTCTACCTCTGTTCAGACCTGGCGAATCTCCTCCATCTCCTTCGAAGTTTGATCTAGATGGGGCAAATTTCTTCGGACGTAAAAACGTCTCCACTTCGTCTAGTGTGGACACTTTGACTGTGACTTCGTCTGTAAGCGGTTTCCCTATTGGGGCGCGTTTAAGTGGCTTGGCTGGGGTCCGTGGATTATGGGGCCAAGGTGGAAGTAAAAGCGTTGAAATGCCAGCCCCTCCTGTCATACCACAGCAGCCAGCATTACCCAAGAGTGAAGAACGCttgaataaaattaacaagGCGTTCGCCTTTGAGGATTTCGGTGGACTTGGCTTAATGTCTTTCTTTGGACGAAAGTCTCGAGACAATAGACCGGGAAGCCCGTCATAG
- the LOC138049443 gene encoding serine-rich adhesin for platelets-like isoform X2: MTKTHNDLDAILQLLQEKEKDLELAARIGQSLLERNKQLLVKTQAFENFVAECDEKETQLQHEVTMKNALLEKFLKDQEFDEDYQLTNRSDEESRSSDSSCKDDSIFSLQKKCDILEEQNTHLILEALQLKEETASVEMKEQQLVLDCVNQLVEAKEQISDLTDEISRKAEDNIRQQEEITHLIDTVVDLQKRHKQLSMDNEDLQSLLNSSQTNQMQLKTKVEDLSEKYHECLEMLMENQREVKKLNSRMEADRGSVKKTHPSPSSVYDSRDSIALEIEESVKRDLTSQQEKREHTARVMKTVRAINTSRSSIRPKKLGSRQYQNARSSKDGAGSLVDPSGDLDDLSEESGGVVANSQTESSVQERRLSYGRRSFRAPEKLQIVKPIKGSVTLYQWKKLANPTLNLADERPGVHVKGQSPETGATTETERERKQSSDLDPDDHEFEEDEAIYMNISQTPRTSESSSKASSSKATKEEETVDDDGPIEMQVMETAEKGAHSRGVEKKETVISTSAVTPPHNLGLMSLVGGPGLKKGLRERGVDSGGILTHLLNNPSTSSPGSSSVGKVLADVLTKASKEASDKEPSRAESLRNLAKYFSEKEHGSNSTLAKVKSPPSTPVMSLPQTSSPGGGTLLSKILGSTDISAGMTIPAPITTTAKTSGLPTTTNSTSTSPSVLTRGSLVRNSSGSNLLSLAQAAMGEDSSNKRHSLDSSGTQDSTQGLDFSQLKFPTLRRRASSGDLQEMASSSSTLDDFGGSGLGARLYRSSSIGNVKDLSNDNLVGPSTDVSEGGFFGRLRRTPSIGSLTSLVQKSNISAGFSNTLDGSKQRSTSLESLPLFRPGESPPSPSKFDLDGANFFGRKNVSTSSSVDTLTVTSSVSGFPIGARLSGLAGVRGLWGQGGSKSVEMPAPPVIPQQPALPKSEERLNKINKAFAFEDFGGLGLMSFFGRKSRDNRPGSPS, translated from the exons AAAGAAAAAGACTTGGAGCTTGCAGCGAGAATCGGACAG TCTTTATTGGAAAGAAACAAACAGCTGTTGGTAAAAACACAGGCATTTGAGAATTTTGTTGCTGAATGCGACGAAAAG GAGACCCAACTTCAACATGAAGTTACTATGAAGAATGCTCTGCTTGAAAAATTCTTGAAGGACCAGGAATTTGATGAGGACTACCAGTTGACAAATCGCTCTGATGAAGAAAGTCGCAG TTCTGACAGCTCTTGCAAAGATGACTCCATTTTTTCccttcaaaagaaatgtgacattCTAGAAGAGCAGAATACCCATCTTATATTAGAG GCTTTACAGCTAAAGGAAGAAACAGCAAGTGTGGAAATGAAAGAACAACAACTGGTGCTAGACTGTGTAAATCAACTTG TTGAAGCCAAAGAACAGATAAGTGATTTAACTGATGAGATCTCACGCAAGGCAGAAGACAACATTAGGCAACAG GAGGAAATCACACATTTGATTGACACAGTGGTGGATTTACAGAAGAGGCACAAGCAA CTTTCAATGGACAATGAAGACTTGCAGAGCTTACTGAACTCATCTCAAACAAATCAGATGCAGCTTAAAACCAAG GTTGAGGATTTGAGCGAAAAATACCATGAATGTCTAGAAATGCTGATGGAAAATCAG AGAGAAGTGAAAAAGTTGAATTCAAGGATGGA GGCTGATAGAGGATCCGTCAAGAAGACACACCCATCACCATCTTCAGTTTAC GACTCTCGTGATTCAATTGCTTTGGAGATTGAAGAAAGTGTAAAGAGAGATCTTACTTCGCAGCAAGAAAAGAG aGAACACACAGCCCGTGTTATGAAGACTGTCCGTGCTATCAACACCAGCAGGTCATCAATAAGGCCGAAGAAACTAGGCTCTCGTCAATACCAGAATGCGAGAAGCTCAAAAGACGGAGCAGGATCTCTTGTCGATCCTTCAGGTGACCTGGATGATTTGTCTGAGGAAAGTGGTGGTGTTGTGGCTAACTCTCAGACTGAGAGTTCTGTGCAAG AACGCCGTCTGTCTTATGGTCGACGGTCTTTCCGAGCTCCCGAGAAGTTGCAAATTGTTAAACCAATCAAAG GATCAGTGACACTTTACCAGTGGAAGAAGCTCGCCAACCCAACATTGAATCTCGCAGACGAGCGGCCGGGAGTTCACGTGAAAGGACAGAGTCCAGAGACGGGGGCAACGACGGAGACGGAGAGAGAACGAAAGCAATCAAGCGACCTGGACCCAGATGATCATGAATTTGAGGAGGATGAAGCTATATACATGAACATTTCGCAGACTCCGCGTACCTCTGAGAGTTCGTCCAAAGCTTCCAGTAGCAAAGCCACAAAGGAGGAGGAGACGGTTGACGATGATGGGCCTATTGAGATGCAAGTCATGGAAACCGCTGAAAAAGGCGCGCATTCTAGAGGGGTTGAGAAAAAAGAAACCGTAATAAGCACTTCTGCTGTGACTCCTCCGCATAACTTGGGGTTAATGAGCCTCGTAGGTGGTCCGGGTTTGAAGAAGGGTCTTAGAGAGCGTGGGGTTGATAGTGGGGGCATTCTAACTCACCTTCTTAATAACCCCTCAACGTCATCGCCAGGCAGCTCCTCGGTAGGCAAAGTGCTCGCTGATGTGCTAACCAAGGCCAGCAAAGAAGCCTCAGATAAGGAACCATCACGCGCTGAGTCGCTCCGTAACTTGGCCAAGTACTTTAGTGAAAAAGAGCATGGCTCTAACTCCACCCTAGCCAAAGTCAAAAGTCCTCCTTCCACCCCTGTAATGTCACTTCCTCAGACCAGCTCCCCAGGGGGTGGTACTCTGTTGAGTAAAATTCTCGGCTCTACCGATATTTCAGCGGGTATGACTATACCAGCGCCGATCACGACCACTGCCAAGACCAGCGGTCTACCCACTACCACAAACAGCACATCGACTTCTCCAAGTGTCCTTACACGCGGTAGTTTGGTGAGGAACTCTAGTGGCAGTAACTTGCTTAGTTTGGCTCAGGCAGCTATGGGTGAAGATTCATCAAATAAGCGTCACAGTTTGGATTCATCTGGGACACAAGACTCGACGCAAGGCCTCGACTTCTCGCAGTTAAAATTCCCGACTCTGAGGCGACGAGCCAGCAGCGGCGATCTTCAAGAAATGGCCTCAAGTTCGAGCACATTAGATGATTTTGGCGGCAGTGGCCTCGGGGCTCGATTGTATAGGAGCTCTAGTATTGGAAACGTGAAGGACCTTAGCAACGACAACCTGGTAGGACCTTCCACGGACGTTTCGGAGGGAGGGTTTTTTGGACGACTACGACGCACCCCTAGCATAGGGAGCCTTACAAGCCTTGTTCAAAAGTCCAACATTTCTGCCGGTTTCTCAAATACACTTGATGGCTCCAAGCAGCGCTCCACGAGCTTGGAGTCTCTACCTCTGTTCAGACCTGGCGAATCTCCTCCATCTCCTTCGAAGTTTGATCTAGATGGGGCAAATTTCTTCGGACGTAAAAACGTCTCCACTTCGTCTAGTGTGGACACTTTGACTGTGACTTCGTCTGTAAGCGGTTTCCCTATTGGGGCGCGTTTAAGTGGCTTGGCTGGGGTCCGTGGATTATGGGGCCAAGGTGGAAGTAAAAGCGTTGAAATGCCAGCCCCTCCTGTCATACCACAGCAGCCAGCATTACCCAAGAGTGAAGAACGCttgaataaaattaacaagGCGTTCGCCTTTGAGGATTTCGGTGGACTTGGCTTAATGTCTTTCTTTGGACGAAAGTCTCGAGACAATAGACCGGGAAGCCCGTCATAG
- the LOC138049444 gene encoding uncharacterized protein isoform X1, which translates to MTPLSYSVAFILLLLCNVHNTAASPWMTFLMSSALIGSSWSSSSITTLAVSSDTASSSATSVSSLPNSSLPTSVASPSLSSNSSSSSSGAYSSPASISSSSTTTIPSSSTSSPSPSPSPSPSPSSTPSSTPSSTSSSTPSSTSSSTSSSTTSSSISDPLKSTTAKISTSLVSPTTFASSSTSSSSSDSLTSTTTTTSISLVSPTISESSSLATDSASATTSTTIATATLTGASVTGTATFTVGATFTVGTSTVVTSAAFVTNQTTSMHTSSTQSLINVTISTGTSGENLPPSDCSKSCSNIGGTVTVTLECKIKGSGISDKDCNVMNFNATKCDYVVLRNNHYACDEVKRNYSSIVADVDKIVTTCDEACPINSAATAAVFVPVWLTMVAVLHASRLWLIQ; encoded by the exons ATGACTCCACTATCTTACAGTGTAGCCTTTATTCTCCTTCTGCTGTGTAACGTCCACAACACAGCAGCAAGTCCCTGGATGACTTTTTTGATGTCATCCGCTTTGATAGGGTCTTCGTGGTCATCTTCGTCTATTACTACGTTGGCAGTTTCTTCAGATACAGCATCATCCTCCGCCACATCAGTGTCATCTTTACCGAATTCATCATTGCCGACGTCCGTCGCGTCGCCGTCATTATCGTCAAAttcttcatcgtcatcatccGGTGCATATTCGTCACCAGCCTCAATTTCATCATCGTCAACAACAACGATACCATCGTCGTCCACctcatcaccatcaccatcaccatcaccatcaccatcaccatcatcaaCGCCATCATCAACGCCATCATCAACGTCATCATCAACGCCATCATCAACGTCATCATCAACGTCATCATCGACAACGTCATCATCAATATCAGATCCTTTAAAATCAACCACAGCAAAAATATCAACCTCTCTTGTATCACCAACAACATTTGCATCGTCAtcaacgtcatcatcatcatcagattctttaacatcaacaacaacaacaacatcaatcTCTCTTGTATCACCAACAATATCTGAATCTTCCTCACTAGCAACTGACAGCGCTTCtgcaacaacatcaacaacaataGCAACAGCGACATTGACAGGAGCATCAGTCACAGGGACAGCAACATTCACAGTGGGAGCAACATTCACAGTGGGAACCTCTACAGTGGTCACTAGTGCTGCATTTGTCACTAACCAGACCACATCAATGCATACCTCTTCCACACAATCGCTGATAAATG TAACCATCAGTACAGGCACTTCTGGGGAAAATCTCCCACCATCTGATTGCAGCAAATCGTGTAGTAACATTGGCGGAACTGTCACAGTTACATTGGAATGCAAAATCAAGGGAAGCGGTATCAGCGATAAGGATTGCAATGTAATGAATTTTAATGCAACCAAGTGCGATTACGTGGTGTTGCGGAACAATCATTATGCATGCGACGAAGTCAAGAGAAATTACTCTTCGATCGTAGCTGATGTTGACAAAATTGTGACGACTTGTGATGAGGCATGTCCGATTAACTCTGCTGCTACTGCAG CAGTCTTTGTCCCTGTCTGGTTGACAATGGTAGCCGTTCTTCACGCAAGCAG GTTGTGGCTAATACAGTGA
- the LOC138049444 gene encoding uncharacterized protein isoform X2 encodes MTPLSYSVAFILLLLCNVHNTAASPWMTFLMSSALIGSSWSSSSITTLAVSSDTASSSATSVSSLPNSSLPTSVASPSLSSNSSSSSSGAYSSPASISSSSTTTIPSSSTSSPSPSPSPSPSPSSTPSSTPSSTSSSTPSSTSSSTSSSTTSSSISDPLKSTTAKISTSLVSPTTFASSSTSSSSSDSLTSTTTTTSISLVSPTISESSSLATDSASATTSTTIATATLTGASVTGTATFTVGATFTVGTSTVVTSAAFVTNQTTSMHTSSTQSLINVTISTGTSGENLPPSDCSKSCSNIGGTVTVTLECKIKGSGISDKDCNVMNFNATKCDYVVLRNNHYACDEVKRNYSSIVADVDKIVTTCDEACPINSAATAVFVPVWLTMVAVLHASRLWLIQ; translated from the exons ATGACTCCACTATCTTACAGTGTAGCCTTTATTCTCCTTCTGCTGTGTAACGTCCACAACACAGCAGCAAGTCCCTGGATGACTTTTTTGATGTCATCCGCTTTGATAGGGTCTTCGTGGTCATCTTCGTCTATTACTACGTTGGCAGTTTCTTCAGATACAGCATCATCCTCCGCCACATCAGTGTCATCTTTACCGAATTCATCATTGCCGACGTCCGTCGCGTCGCCGTCATTATCGTCAAAttcttcatcgtcatcatccGGTGCATATTCGTCACCAGCCTCAATTTCATCATCGTCAACAACAACGATACCATCGTCGTCCACctcatcaccatcaccatcaccatcaccatcaccatcaccatcatcaaCGCCATCATCAACGCCATCATCAACGTCATCATCAACGCCATCATCAACGTCATCATCAACGTCATCATCGACAACGTCATCATCAATATCAGATCCTTTAAAATCAACCACAGCAAAAATATCAACCTCTCTTGTATCACCAACAACATTTGCATCGTCAtcaacgtcatcatcatcatcagattctttaacatcaacaacaacaacaacatcaatcTCTCTTGTATCACCAACAATATCTGAATCTTCCTCACTAGCAACTGACAGCGCTTCtgcaacaacatcaacaacaataGCAACAGCGACATTGACAGGAGCATCAGTCACAGGGACAGCAACATTCACAGTGGGAGCAACATTCACAGTGGGAACCTCTACAGTGGTCACTAGTGCTGCATTTGTCACTAACCAGACCACATCAATGCATACCTCTTCCACACAATCGCTGATAAATG TAACCATCAGTACAGGCACTTCTGGGGAAAATCTCCCACCATCTGATTGCAGCAAATCGTGTAGTAACATTGGCGGAACTGTCACAGTTACATTGGAATGCAAAATCAAGGGAAGCGGTATCAGCGATAAGGATTGCAATGTAATGAATTTTAATGCAACCAAGTGCGATTACGTGGTGTTGCGGAACAATCATTATGCATGCGACGAAGTCAAGAGAAATTACTCTTCGATCGTAGCTGATGTTGACAAAATTGTGACGACTTGTGATGAGGCATGTCCGATTAACTCTGCTGCTACTGCAG TCTTTGTCCCTGTCTGGTTGACAATGGTAGCCGTTCTTCACGCAAGCAG GTTGTGGCTAATACAGTGA